One Streptomyces sp. NBC_01351 genomic region harbors:
- a CDS encoding peptidase inhibitor family I36 protein, protein MRVPRILTIASTTVVLTAALAGVSPAQARSAPTGPAVTAARDQIQCPRGFVCIYPEIHFEGQPYVKRATDGSVRHLPDYIRGKGSSVINNSSRTARVYQKDNYFGRHVCIGSDGGTIADLRSYQLNDTTHSLKNNTTPCGA, encoded by the coding sequence ATGCGCGTTCCCAGGATTCTCACGATCGCCAGCACGACCGTCGTCCTGACGGCGGCGCTTGCCGGTGTCAGCCCTGCCCAGGCCCGGTCTGCGCCGACCGGTCCGGCCGTCACCGCTGCCCGGGACCAGATCCAGTGCCCGCGCGGATTCGTGTGTATCTACCCCGAGATCCACTTCGAGGGACAGCCCTACGTCAAACGAGCGACCGACGGCTCGGTCCGACACCTGCCCGACTACATCCGCGGCAAGGGCAGCTCGGTGATCAACAACAGCAGCCGCACCGCAAGGGTCTACCAAAAAGACAACTACTTCGGCCGGCACGTGTGCATCGGATCCGACGGCGGCACCATCGCAGACCTGCGCTCCTACCAGCTCAACGACACCACCCACTCCCTGAAGAACAACACCACACCCTGCGGCGCGTAA